A section of the Ovis canadensis isolate MfBH-ARS-UI-01 breed Bighorn chromosome 1, ARS-UI_OviCan_v2, whole genome shotgun sequence genome encodes:
- the FPGT gene encoding fucose-1-phosphate guanylyltransferase isoform X1: MSQGACVRCLPAAYLEVLGGLGKGETMEAESAPAGRSLREATQRRLQRFSELRGKSMAAGEFWDIVAITAADEKQELAYKQQLSEKLKKKELPLGVQYHVFVDPAGAKIGNGGSTLCALRCLEKLYGDEWNSFTILLIHSGGYSQRLPSASALGKIFTALPFGSPIYQMLELKLAMYIDFPSHMNPGILITCADDIELYSIGESEFIRFDKPGFTALAHPSSLTVGTTHGVFVLEPFNHLEYRDLEYRSCHRFLHKPSIEEMYEFDAVCRPRNFFQQEFAGSDIPSLKLEPEYVYTDSLFYMDHKTAKKLLAFYEKIGTLHCEIDAYGDFLQALGPGATVEYTKNTSNVTKEESELVDMRQRIFHLLKGTPLNVVVLNNSKFYHIGTTEEYLFHFTADSSLKSELGLQSIAFSLFPSIPEYSTNKPCIIQSILDSTCSVTPGSVVEYSRLGPDVSVGENCIISGAYVKTTAVLPAYSFVCSLSLKMNGHLKYSTMACGVQDNLKKNVKTLSDVKLLQFFGVCFLSCLDIWNLKVTEELFSGNKTCLSLWNARIFPVCSSLSDSVTTSLKMLNAVQSKSTFSLNNYKLLSIEEMLFYKDIEDMITYREQIFLEITLNRKQSD; the protein is encoded by the exons ATGTCCCAGGGCGCATGCGTACGATGCTTGCCTGCGGCATACCTGGAAGTCCTCGGCGGCCTTGGGAAAGGTGAAACTATGGAAGCTGAAAGTGCCCCTGCCGGCCGATCTTTGCGAGAAGCCACCCAGCGAAGGTTGCAGAGGTTTTCAGAGCTTAGAG GCAAATCTATGGCAGCTGGAGAATTCTGGGACATTGTTGCAATTACAGCAGCTGATGAAAAACAGGAACTTGCTTATAAGCAACAGCTTtcagaaaagctgaaaaaaaaggaGTTACCCCTTGGAGTTCAATATCATGTTTTTGTTGATCCTGCTGGAGCCAAAATTG GAAATGGAGGATCAACCCTTTGTGCCCTTCGATGTTTGGAAAAGCTTTATGGAGATGAATGGAATTCTTTTACCATCCTATTAATTCACTCTG GTGGCTACAGTCAACGCCTTCCAAGTGCAAGCGCTCTGGGGAAAATTTTCACTGCTTTACCTTTTGGTAGCCCCATTTATCAGATGTTGGAATTAAAACTAGCCATGTATATTGATTTCCCCTCACATATGAATCCTGGGATTCTGATTACCTGTGCAGATGATATTGAACTTTATAGTATTGGAGAATCTGAGTTTATTAGGTTTGACAAACCTGGCTTTACTGCTTTAGCTCATCCTTCTAGTTTGACTGTTGGTACAACACACGGAGTGTTTGTCTTAGAACCTTTTAACCATTTAGAATATAGAGACCTCGAATACAGAAGTTGCCATCGTTTCCTTCATAAACCTAGCATAGAAGAAATGTATGAGTTTGATGCTGTGTGTAGACCTAGAAATTTTtttcaacaggaatttgctgGGAGTGACATACCTTCTCTTAAATTAGAGCCTGAGTATGTCTACACAGACAGCCTATTTTACATGGACCATAAAACAGCAAAAAAGTTACTTGCTTTTTATGAAAAAATAGGTACGCTACACTGTGAAATAGATGCCTATGGAGACTTTCTTCAGGCTTTGGGACCTGGAGCAACTGTGGAGTACACCAAAAACACATCAAATGTTACTAAGGAAGAGTCAGAGTTGGTAGACATGAGGCAGAGAATATTTCATCTTCTTAAAGGAACACCATTAAATGTTGTTGTTCTTAATAACTCCAAATTTTATCACATTGGAACAACAGaagaatatttgtttcattttactgCAGATAGCAGTTTGAAGTCAGAGCTTGGCTTACAGTCTATAGCTTTTAGCCTCTTTCCATCGATACCAGAATATTCTACTAACAAACCCTGTATTATCCAAAGTATACTGGATTCAACATGTTCTGTGACACCTGGCTCAGTTGTGGAGTATTCCAGATTGGGGCCTGATGTTTCAGTTGGGGAAAATTGCATCATTAGTGGTGCTTATGTCAAAACAACAGCTGTCCTGCCTGCATATTCTTTTGTGTGTTCCTTAAGCTTGAAGATGAATGGACACTTAAAGTATTCAACAATGGCATGTGGAGTGCAAgacaacttgaaaaagaatgttaaaacattGTCAGATGTAAAGTTACTTCAATTCTTTGGGGTCTGTTTCCTGTCATGCTTAGACATTTGGAATCTCAAAGTTACAGAGGAACTATTCTCTGGAAACAAGACATGTTTGAGCTTGTGGAATGCTCGTATTTTCCCAGTTTGTTCTTCTTTGAGTGATTCAGTGACAACATCCCTAAAGATGTTAAATGCTGTACAGAGCAAGTCAACATTCAGCCTGAATAACTATAAGCTGTTGTCCATTGAAGAAATGCTTTTCTACAAAGATATAGAAGACATGATAACTTATAGGGAACAAATTTTTCTAGAAATTACTTTGAATAGGAAGCAGTCTGATTGA
- the FPGT gene encoding fucose-1-phosphate guanylyltransferase isoform X2 — MSQGACVRCLPAAYLEVLGGLGKGETMEAESAPAGRSLREATQRRLQRFSELRGKSMAAGEFWDIVAITAADEKQELAYKQQLSEKLKKKELPLGVQYHVFVDPAGAKIGNGGSTLCALRCLEKLYGDEWNSFTILLIHSGTLHCEIDAYGDFLQALGPGATVEYTKNTSNVTKEESELVDMRQRIFHLLKGTPLNVVVLNNSKFYHIGTTEEYLFHFTADSSLKSELGLQSIAFSLFPSIPEYSTNKPCIIQSILDSTCSVTPGSVVEYSRLGPDVSVGENCIISGAYVKTTAVLPAYSFVCSLSLKMNGHLKYSTMACGVQDNLKKNVKTLSDVKLLQFFGVCFLSCLDIWNLKVTEELFSGNKTCLSLWNARIFPVCSSLSDSVTTSLKMLNAVQSKSTFSLNNYKLLSIEEMLFYKDIEDMITYREQIFLEITLNRKQSD, encoded by the exons ATGTCCCAGGGCGCATGCGTACGATGCTTGCCTGCGGCATACCTGGAAGTCCTCGGCGGCCTTGGGAAAGGTGAAACTATGGAAGCTGAAAGTGCCCCTGCCGGCCGATCTTTGCGAGAAGCCACCCAGCGAAGGTTGCAGAGGTTTTCAGAGCTTAGAG GCAAATCTATGGCAGCTGGAGAATTCTGGGACATTGTTGCAATTACAGCAGCTGATGAAAAACAGGAACTTGCTTATAAGCAACAGCTTtcagaaaagctgaaaaaaaaggaGTTACCCCTTGGAGTTCAATATCATGTTTTTGTTGATCCTGCTGGAGCCAAAATTG GAAATGGAGGATCAACCCTTTGTGCCCTTCGATGTTTGGAAAAGCTTTATGGAGATGAATGGAATTCTTTTACCATCCTATTAATTCACTCTG GTACGCTACACTGTGAAATAGATGCCTATGGAGACTTTCTTCAGGCTTTGGGACCTGGAGCAACTGTGGAGTACACCAAAAACACATCAAATGTTACTAAGGAAGAGTCAGAGTTGGTAGACATGAGGCAGAGAATATTTCATCTTCTTAAAGGAACACCATTAAATGTTGTTGTTCTTAATAACTCCAAATTTTATCACATTGGAACAACAGaagaatatttgtttcattttactgCAGATAGCAGTTTGAAGTCAGAGCTTGGCTTACAGTCTATAGCTTTTAGCCTCTTTCCATCGATACCAGAATATTCTACTAACAAACCCTGTATTATCCAAAGTATACTGGATTCAACATGTTCTGTGACACCTGGCTCAGTTGTGGAGTATTCCAGATTGGGGCCTGATGTTTCAGTTGGGGAAAATTGCATCATTAGTGGTGCTTATGTCAAAACAACAGCTGTCCTGCCTGCATATTCTTTTGTGTGTTCCTTAAGCTTGAAGATGAATGGACACTTAAAGTATTCAACAATGGCATGTGGAGTGCAAgacaacttgaaaaagaatgttaaaacattGTCAGATGTAAAGTTACTTCAATTCTTTGGGGTCTGTTTCCTGTCATGCTTAGACATTTGGAATCTCAAAGTTACAGAGGAACTATTCTCTGGAAACAAGACATGTTTGAGCTTGTGGAATGCTCGTATTTTCCCAGTTTGTTCTTCTTTGAGTGATTCAGTGACAACATCCCTAAAGATGTTAAATGCTGTACAGAGCAAGTCAACATTCAGCCTGAATAACTATAAGCTGTTGTCCATTGAAGAAATGCTTTTCTACAAAGATATAGAAGACATGATAACTTATAGGGAACAAATTTTTCTAGAAATTACTTTGAATAGGAAGCAGTCTGATTGA